A single region of the Silene latifolia isolate original U9 population chromosome 8, ASM4854445v1, whole genome shotgun sequence genome encodes:
- the LOC141594100 gene encoding heat shock 70 kDa protein 18-like produces the protein MAKMADKAVENWPAVGIDLGTTYSCVAVWQDDRVEIITNDLGNRTTPSCVAFTQHQRLIGEGAINQATINPTNTIFDAKRLIGRKFNDQVVQDDIMLWPFTVIAQDVGNDNKKPIIVVNYKDEEKHFAPEEISSMILSKMKDIATAYLGTEVKNAVVTVPAYFNNAQRQATKDAGTIAGLNVLRIINEPTAAAIAYGLDKKLTSGEVEAVKNVLVFDLGGGTFDVSLVAIGKDAFEVKAVSGDTHLGGGDFDKRMVNYFIAEFERKHNKNMSDNPRALGRLRAACERAKRNLSSTPETSIDIDCLFDGIDFSTTITRARFEKLNMDLFQNCLEPIDKCLKDAKIEKSEVHEIVLVGGSSRTPIVRRLVQDFFNGKELCQGINPDEAVAYGAACHAAVLTGTMGMKSHVLTDVTPLSLGIKLYYGDMKVIVPRNSTIPTKRNCRVSTAYDNQLSASFNVYEGENPVAVENHYLGQFALEGIPPAPQGVPKFDTVFEIDADGILTVSAEDLDTKNKNQVTITNHSARLPKKEINRMVKEAKRYKVNDEAFKKAAVAKNKLENYVDEVKKKARENMWKIDLKDKRKIDDVIEQTEQWLDWNNIFGKARMFEQKIQRLVKISEPIFKKMRKSDDDTEIEILQLD, from the exons ATGGCAAAAATGGCGGATAAAGCAGTAGAAAATTGGCCTGCTGTAGGAATCGATCTTGGAACCACATATTCATGTGTAGCAGTATGGCAAGATGACCGTGTTGAGATCATCACCAACGACTTAGGCAACCGTACGACGCCGTCTTGTGTCGCATTCACCCAACACCAGCGGCTTATTGGCGAAGGTGCTATCAACCAGGCTACCATAAACCCTACTAACACTATCTTTG ATGCAAAAAGGCTCATAGGTCGAAAATTTAACGATCAGGTGGTGCAAGATGATATCATGCTCTGGCCATTCACTGTCATTGCTCAAGATGTTGGAAACGACAACAAGAAGCCGATCATTGTGGTTAATTACAAGGATGAGGAGAAGCATTTCGCCCCTGAAGAGATATCATCTATGATACTCTCGAAGATGAAGGACATTGCAACAGCGTATCTTGGCACTGAGGTCAAGAATGCTGTTGTCACTGTCCCGGCTTATTTCAATAATGCGCAACGTCAAGCTACTAAAGACGCTGGCACCATTGCTGGGTTGAATGTCCTGCGCATTATTAATGAGCCAACAGCTGCTGCCATAGCCTATGGTCTTGACAAAAAGCTTACTAGTGGTGAAGTTGAAGCGGTCAAGAATGTTTTGGTATTTGACCTCGGTGGTGGAACATTTGATGTTTCCTTGGTCGCTATTGGAAAAGATGCATTCGAGGTGAAAGCTGTTAGTGGTGACACACACCTTGGTGGCGGAGATTTTGACAAACGGATGGTAAATTATTTCATTGCCGAGTTTGAGAGGAAACACAATAAGAACATGAGTGATAATCCAAGAGCATTAGGCAGGTTGCGAGCAGCTTGTGAGAGGGCGAAGAGGAACCTCTCCTCGACCCCTGAGACATCTATCGACATTGATTGTCTTTTTGATGGGATTGATTTCTCGACGACCATAACTCGTGCACGATTTGAGAAGCTGAATATGGATTTGTTTCAGAATTGTCTAGAACCCATCGACAAGTGCTTGAAGGATGCAAAGATCGAGAAAAGTGAGGTCCATGAAATCGTCCTTGTTGGGGGATCATCTCGAACCCCAATTGTTCGTCGGTTGGTGCAAGACTTCTTCAATGGAAAGGAGCTCTGCCAAGGTATTAATCCAGACGAGGCTGTTGCATATGGCGCTGCCTGTCATGCGGCCGTATTAACTGGCACAATGGGTATGAAAAGTCATGTACTTACTGATGTTACTCCTCTTTCTCTTGGCATTAAGCTTTACTATGGTGATATGAAAGTTATAGTCCCTCGGAACTCAACCATACCAACAAAGAGGAATTGTAGGGTTTCCACCGCATATGATAACCAATTGTCCGCGTCATTTAACGTGTACGAGGGAGAGAACCCAGTTGCTGTCGAAAACCACTACCTTGGACAATTTGCACTAGAGGGAATTCCTCCAGCACCTCAGGGCGTTCCAAAGTTCGACACTGTATTTGAGATCGATGCTGATGGTATTCTAACTGTATCAGCCGAGGATTTAGACACAAAAAATAAGAATCAGGTCACAATAACGAATCACAGCGCGAGATTGCCCAAAAAGGAGATCAATAGGATGGTGAAAGAGGCAAAGAGGTACAAGGTTAATGATGAGGCGTTTAAGAAGGCGGCCGTGGCAAAGAACAAGTTAGAGAATTATGTGGACGAAGTTAAGAAGAAGGCAAGAGAAAATATGTGGAAAATCGATTTGAAGGACAAGAGAAAGATCGATGATGTTATCGAGCAAACGGAGCAATGGCTTGATTGGAACAACATATTTGGTAAAGCTAGAATGTTTGAGCAAAAAATTCAAAGGTTGGTTAAAATTTCTGAGCCTATTTTTAAGAAGATGCGTAAGAGTGATGATGACACAGAGATTGAAATATTGCAGCTTGATTGA
- the LOC141594644 gene encoding heat shock cognate 70 kDa protein-like, protein MADKAVGHWPAVGIDLGTTYSCVAVWQDDRVEIITNDLGNRTTPSCVAFIEHQRLIGEGAINKATINPTNTIYDAKRLIGRQFNDQVVQDDMKLWPFTVIAQEVENGNKKPMIVVNYKDEEKHFFPEEISSMILSKMKDIATAYLGTEVKNLFVVFIPTYFNNAQPYGLDKKLTSGEVETAKNVLVFDLGGGTFDVSLVAIGKDAFEVKAVSGDFDQRMVNYFIAEFERKHNKNMSDNPRALGRLRAACERAKRNLSSTPETSIDIDCLFDGIDFSTTITRARFEKLNMDLFQNCLEPIDKCLKDAKIKKSEVHEIVLVGGSTRTPMVRRLVQDFFNGKELCQGINPDEAVAYGAACHAAVLTGTMGLKNHVLVDVTPLSLGIELYYGDMKVIVPRNTTIPTKRNGRVSTAYDNQLSASFPVYEGEKPVAVENHYLGQFVLEGIPPAPQGVPKFDTVFEIDADEAKRYKVNEEAFKEAAVAKNTLENYVDEVKKKARVNMWKIDLKDKRKIDDVIEQTEQWLDWNNIFGKARMFDQKIQRLVKISEPIFMKMRTSDDTEIEVLELD, encoded by the exons ATGGCGGATAAAGCCGTAGGACATTGGCCTGCTGTAGGAATCGATCTCGGAACCACGTACTCGTGTGTAGCGGTGTGGCAAGATGACCGTGTTGAGATCATTACCAACGACTTGGGCAATCGTACGACACCGTCTTGTGTCGCTTTCATCGAACACCAGCGGCTTATCGGTGAAGGCGCTATTAACAAGGCTACCATAAACCCTACTAACACTATCTATG ATGCTAAGAGGCTCATAGGCCGACAATTTAATGATCAAGTGGTGCAAGATGATATGAAGCTCTGGCCATTTACAGTCATTGCTCAAGAGGTTGAAAACGGCAACAAGAAGCCGATGATTGTGGTTAATTACAAAGACGAGGAGAAGCATTTCTTTCCTGAAGAGATATCGTCTATGATTCTCTCGAAGATGAAGGACATTGCAACAGCCTATCTTGGCACTGAGGTCAAGAATCTTTTTGTTGTCTTTATCCCGACTTATTTCAATAATGCGCAAC CGTACGGTCTCGACAAAAAGCTTACTAGCGGTGAAGTTGAAACAGCCAAGAATGTTTTGGTGTTTGACCTCGGTGGTGGAACATTTGATGTTTCCTTAGTCGCTATTGGAAAAGATGCATTCGAAGTGAAAGCTGTCAGTGGTGATTTTGACCAACGAATGGTAAATTATTTCATTGCCGAGTTTGAGAGGAAACACAATAAGAACATGAGTGATAATCCAAGAGCATTAGGCAGATTGCGAGCAGCTTGTGAGAGGGCTAAGAGGAACCTCTCCTCGACTCCTGAGACATCTATCGACATTGATTGTCTTTTTGATGGGATTGATTTCTCGACAACCATAACTCGTGCACGATTTGAGAAGCTGAATATGGATTTGTTTCAGAATTGTCTAGAACCCATCGACAAGTGCTTGAAGGATGCAAAGATCAAGAAAAGTGAGGTCCATGAAATCGTCCTTGTTGGGGGATCAACTCGAACCCCAATGGTTCGTCGGTTGGTGCAAGACTTCTTCAATGGAAAGGAGCTCTGCCAAGGTATTAATCCAGACGAGGCTGTTGCATATGGCGCTGCCTGTCACGCGGCCGTATTAACTGGCACAATGGGTTTGAAAAATCATGTACTTGTTGATGTTACTCCTCTTTCCCTAGGCATTGAGCTTTACTATGGTGATATGAAAGTTATAGTCCCTCGGAACACAACTATACCGacaaagaggaatggtagagttTCCACCGCATATGATAACCAATTGTCCGCGTCATTTCCGGTGTACGAGGGAGAGAAGCCAGTTGCTGTCGAAAACCACTACCTTGGACAGTTTGTACTAGAGGGAATTCCTCCAGCACCTCAGGGCGTTCCAAAGTTCGACACTGTATTTGAGATCGATGCTGATG AGGCAAAGAGGTACAAGGTTAATGAGGAGGCGTTTAAGGAGGCGGCCGTTGCAAAGAACACGTTAGAGAATTATGTAGACGAAGTTAAGAAGAAGGCAAGAGTAAATATGTGGAAAATCGATTTGAAGGACAAGAGAAAGATCGATGATGTTATCGAGCAAACAGAGCAATGGCTTGATTGGAACAACATATTTGGTAAAGCTAGAATGTTTGACCAAAAAATTCAAAGGTTGGTGAAGATTTCTGAGCCTATTTTTATGAAGATGCGTACGAGTGATGACACAGAGATTGAAGTATTGGAGCTTGATTGA